The nucleotide sequence GGTGGGCATTTATCGTCCCCACGTTCCGTGGATTGTACCGCAGCAGTATTTCGATAAATACCCGCTTGAAAGTTTACAGCTACCAGAAGCACGTAGTGATGACCTAGATGATCTGCCGGAACGCTTCAAGTTGCTCGCTGGATTTGAGGCCAAGTTTGGTAAAGGATACCACGAAAATCTGGTAGAAAAGGGCTATGATAAACAGTTCGTGCGCGCCTATTTGGCTAGTGTAACTTTTGCCGACGAGCAGGTCGGACGCCTACTAGATGCCTGGTACGCTAGTCCCCATGCAGAGACGGGTTATGTGGTGCTGTGGAGTGACCACGGTTATATGCTTGGCGAGAAAAATGCTTGGTCTAAAATTAAACCCTGGTATGATTCCTCACGTAGTAACTTTATTATTGCGGGGCCTGATTTACCAAAAGGCGTGATGTGCAATAAAGCGGTTTCGCTCTTAGACCTCTACCCAACTCTAATTGACTTGCTTGGCCTACCGAATCCACCCCAAAAGCTCGATGGCAATAGTTTACTAGCATTGCTCAAGAATCCAGCAATGGACTGGGATAAGCCGGTACAAATGACTTGTCAGATGGACGGCGTGTTTTTCGAATCAATTCTCTCAAATGACTACCGCATGACCCGACTGGCTACAGGTGAAACGGAATTGTATAAGCTGTCTTCTGATCCACACGAATTTAAGAACCTTGCCGCCAATCCGGAATATTTGCCTCTTATAAAAAAGATGGAAAAACACCTGTCATTTTCTTATCCGGAAATCCCCCAAGACGGCTGGATTGAAGCGGAAGCAATTCCGGCGCAGACTTCGGCTGATTATAAACTCCGTGGTAATTGTCATTACTCCAGAACGGATGCCCATGCTTCCGGCGGTAAAATGATTTATGCAGACCTCTACGCGGGAAAGGGCAGCTATATAGATTTTGTTTTAGACCTGCAAATACCCGGGACCTATCGCCTCGAAACTGATATGGCCGCTAGTGGTAGTTTTTTAGTACAGGTAGATGATGTCAAGAACGAAGCGACTCAATCTGATAAAGGCTATCCAATGAAAAAATTAGCTCAATTTGAAGCGTCAAAATCAATAAAAACACAAGCGCTTGGCGTCATTCGTTTCGACGAGTCTGGACTCAAAATTATTCGTTTCGTTTCAAAAGTACCGAAACAGCAAATAAAATTTGATCGTCTTCGTCTTCGTCTTCTTCATGATGATCAAGCTAAAGTAACTGAACTTGAGTTCGAAGCGCCCAAGAAACAAATTAAGGAGTCCAAGGCTAAGTCTAAAGGGAATATAAAAAAGAATACCTGGGCTTCCCAAGCGCAATGGAACAAAGAACGACCGGGCTTAGAATGGGTCTTTACTTTTATGGATAAAAATGGCGATGGTATGGTAGATTCAAGTGAGTACAAAGCTCTACAAGAATTCAAAAAGAAATATGGTAAAAAGTGGCAAGTTCAAGCTCGCAAAGAACTTGAGTCCAAAGCTCTGTAGACAAAAAGGGTGAAAATAATGAACTATAAATTTATAAAAGTCACAGTACTTGCTCTTCTATGTGCAGTAAGTTTTGAACATCTATTTGCGCAAGGCTCACAAGGTGGAGCTAAACAACAACCTTTAAATGAAGTTGATTTCTCTGTCTTTTCTAAAGATGAAAGCATGGATATTTTTCTACTTGTGGGGCAATCTAATATGAAGGGGCGCGGTGCTATAGAGATGAAGCCAGAAACGAATAATAGGAATGTGTTTTTTCATTCAAAACAGCGCTCCTGGTACATAAGTCGCGATCCTTTGCATGCTCAGGGAGTTCCAGACCTGCTTGATGGTAAAGATAAGGCAGGAACTGGCCCGGCCATGAGCTTTGCCAAAACCTTGTTTGAAAAGATCCAAATTTTTCCGCGGCTTTTGTTCCTGCGGCCGTAGGTGGTGCAGGAATTAATCTCTACAAAGAAGAGGGGAGAGTGTATACTCGCTCCTTGGAGCTTTTATCCGATGCGCAAAAAAAGTCACCGCTTAAAACAGAAATCAAAGCCATCTTATGGCTGCAGGGTGAATCTGATGCAAGAGATGATGGCCGTTACTTATCTTATGAAAAAAACCTGCTGAGTTTAGTTGATCGTTACAGGAAAGATTTAAATAATCCTGAATTACCATTTATTGCTTGTACAATTGGCAGCTTTCTCGATAAGAAAAGGTTTGCTCGTACTGAAGAGATTAATAAAATACTCCTAAGTCTTCCTTCCAAAAGGAAGAATACTGCATGTGTTGACGCTCGTGATATTACAGAGACCATTGGTGATCAGGTGCACTTTAGTAAGGAAGCACAGAAAGAGATCGGCAAACGCTTTACTGCAGCTTATTTAAAACTACAAGCATCTGAAAATCAGGGTAAATAGAGGAAGTCAGAGGCCAATCGTACTTCTTGCCATAGCGAACTTATGATCGCAAATAAATGAAAATTTGAAACAATTATGTCAATTGCATCATTCGAAACAAGTCCATGGTAAGAAACATTTAATAGAGGCCTTTTTTTATGAAAGTAGTTATTGCAGCATTAATATTTTTTCTTTAAACTTTTCCGCATTATTTTCTAGGGAGCGACCTGATTTTGTCATTGTTATGGTTGATGATATGGGGTACTCGGACATTGGCTGCTACGGGGCTGATGTGATTGAGACGCCTCAGCTTGATCGGATTGCTATGAACGGGAACTTAAGCTTTTTTAAGCTCAAATAAGATGCTTTAGTATGCCCGCGGGGCCTCCCCGAACACCGAAGGGGCTACCACACAGGCAAAAAAGTTATTGCCCGTCTGGCGAAGACCACCCTTAGGAATCCCAACGCTAGTCACTTCGCGCCCGCGCTTAATTTTAACCTTAGATTTGCTTAAGTTCCCTACCATTACGGGCTCCCCGACCACCGGAGGGTGTTGCCACACAGGAAAAAAAGGTACGGGCAAAGATTTTTCAGTATATTCCACCAAAGGTGGAGGATAATGCAGAGAGTCAGAAAGATCATCTCGACCTCGATTCGAAACTAATATGAAAAATCATTGGACTTTGCCGAGAGCCGCGGGTATATAATAGAGATACAATGGCATTCTTAATGCCAAATAAGCATGTTTGAATGTGAAGGAGTGGACTCATGGATGGGAAAAAGAAAAAGTTTATTCGTAATAGTACGGCAGAGTTTTTAACTTTTAGTCAGCAGAGTGGCGAAGAGCATATTGAGGCACGTTACGAAGATGAGACAATTTGGTTATCGCAAAAGTTAATGTCTCAGCTCTTTGAAGTTGATGTGCGCACGGTGAATGAACACTTAAAAAATATTTATTTACAAGAAGAGCTGAGCTCAGAGTCAACTATCCGGAAATTCCGGATAGCTCAATTAGAGGGCACTCGTGAGGTTTCTCGCAATATAGAGTTTTATAACTTAGATGCGATAATTTCGGTGGGATATCGAGTCAATTCAGTACGAGCAACTCAATTTCGCCAATGGGCAACACAAGTATTAAGAGATTTTGCTATTAAGGGTTATGTGATTGATAAAAAGCGGATGGAGAATGGATCGTTTTTAGGAGATGATTATTTTGAAGAACTCTTAGAAGAAATCCGAGAGATTCGTCTTAGTGAACGCCGCTTTTATCAGAAAATCACCGATATATACACAACGAGTATGGATTATAACAAAGAGGCTCCCACGACACGTGAGTTTTTCGCAAAAGTTCAGAATAAACTTCATTATGCGATTCACGGCTATACCGCAGCTGAATTGATTATAGGTCGCGCCGATAGTGAAAAAGATTTCATGGGGCTGAATAGTTGGAAAAAGGCACCGGAGGGAAAAATTTTAAAATCTGATGTTTCAGTTGCTAAAAATTATTTACTTAAAGATGAGTTAGACTCATTGGGTCGCATTGTTAATGCCTATTTAGAATTGGCTGAAGACCGGGCTAAGAGAAAGATTCCTATGACCATGGAGGATTGGGCTAAACGTTTAGATCTATTTTTAGAATTTGACGATCGTGATGTGCTTTTGGATAGTGGTAAGATATCGACTGCTATAGCGAAAGGCCATGCGGAAACAGAGTTTGAGAAATACCGTATTGTTCAAGATCGTTTATTTAAAAATGATTTTGATAAAATTCTTCAAAATCTTGAGCATAAAGATTCATGAAATTCACTCAAATATGATTGAATTAATAACTCAAAAATAGGGAGCGCTATGAAAAAAATATTTGTATTGTTGAGTTTATTTTTAGTGACTTGGGGGCTTCAAGCCAAGCCACTTAAAGTTTATATTTTGGCGGGGCAATCCAATATGCAGGGCCATGCCAAAGTTTCGGTTCTTGATTACATGAAAGAAGATCCCAAGTCTATGGGTCTCTATAAAAGCATGCATGATAAGCAAGGTAAAATCAAAGTATGTGAAGATGTTTATATTTCTAACTTCACGGGAACTAACGAAAATAATGCTAAATCCTTTGGTTCTTTGACGGCAGGTTATGGCGCTAGAAGGAATCCGCTTGTATCCGAGGATAAGATTGGCCCCGAATTCACTTTTGGCATCACCATGCATAAGCTCTTGAATGAACCAGTGCTCATTATTAAAACTGCTTGGGGCGGTAAATCTCTATTCAAAGATTTTCGTTCACCGAGTGCTGGGCCCTATGTTCCTAACGAAATGGACATCAAAAAAAAGCGTTATGCCACGAGCGAACAGCAGAAACAATTGGAGAAAGAAACAGGTCATTACTACAGATTGATGATCAGTCATGTGAATGAAGTCTTAAAGGATATTAAGCGAGTTTACCCCCAGTACAATTCAAAGCAGGGCTATGAACTAGCGGGCTTTGTGTGGTTTCAGGGCTGGAATGATATGGTAACGCGCGATGTTTACCCCTACCTCAAAAAAGGAGGACAGGGCAATCGCTTTGATTCCTATAGTGAGAATTTAACCCACTTGATTCGCGATATTCGCAAAGATTTAAATGTACCTCAATTGCCTGTTTGTATTGGTGTGATGGGCGTGGGTGGTATAAGTAATTCAAAGCAGGCAGATTTTAGGCAAGCGATGATAGCGCCGTCAAGCTATCCGGAATTTAAAGGCAATGTCACCGCAGTAGAAACCGCGGCCTTCTGGGATGATAAGCTGGGTGCTATAGATGAGAAGCGCAGCAAAATTCGCCAAATGGCTTATTTGCTGAGAACAAAGAATAAAAACCATGCTAATAAAGAGGGCAAGATGAGCACTCAAGAACAAAAGCAGTTCTTAGTGGATTATCGAGCTAAACTCATTTCAAAAGAAGAAGATGCACTCTTTGCTCGTGGAGCGTCTAATGCGGGCTATCATTACCTAGGTTGCGCTAAGACAATGGCCTTGATTGGTGAGGCTTTTGCTCAAAAACTGTATTCGATACAAGATAAGTAAGGGAGTCTGAACTTATGAAAAAATTATTATTACTCTTGTTTATACCGATTTTACTTGATGCGGCTATTCCCGATTTAACTCAAGGAGGAGCAGTACCTGCACGTGATGCCAAAGACTGGAACTTGGGGCCGACGGGGGCGCGAGGCTGGATCTATAGTGATAAGTATTCGACTTCTGAAGCTCGACAGATTTATGTTACATCTGTCGAGAAATCTTCTCCAGCTTATAAAATTTTACTTGTCGGTGATGTAATTATCGGTATAGGGAAAAGCAAATTTCAGGATGACCCCAGAAGAACTTTGGGCCGAGCCATCACTCAGGCAGAAGCTAGAAATGGAATCCTAGCTTTATTAATCTGGAGGCAAAATAAAATTGCGAGTATCAACTTAAAACTTAAAGTTTTGGGTAAGTATTCAGCGACGAGCCCTTTTACTTGTACAAAGTCAGAGATGATTTTTAAACAAGCTTGTGAGAACATTGCTAAAAATTTAAAGAAAAATAAGAATAGATCGAATTGGATCGTTCGTTCCGCTAATACTTTGGCGCTGCTTGCTAGTGGTGATCGTCGTTATTTATCCCTGATAAAAAAAGAAGTTGCGGAAGCCGCAAAATATCAGGGGATACGTACGAATAGTTATTACTCATGGTTTTATGGACCGGTCACTAGTTTGATTGCCGAATATACGTTGGCCACAGGAGACAAACGCTACCTCAAAGATCTTAAACGAATTGCTTTGGAGATAGTTAATGGGCAGAGTCCTGTGGGTTCTTGGGGACATCGCTTTGTGGATCCTAATGGTCGACTACGGGGTTACGGCATGATGAATGCTCCTGGCCTGCCTTTAACGCTCTCACTTGTCTTGGCTAGAAAGGCGGGGGTGAAAGATGCCAAGTTCGATCAAGCGATTGAAAAAAGTACTAAACTCTTGCGATTCTATGTGGGTAAGGGAGCGATTCCCTATGGTGATCATCATCCCTGGACTCAAACGCATGATGATAATGGGAAAAATGGCATGGCAGCGGTGTTGTTTAATCTTTTGGGTGATAAAGAAGCCGCGGGATATTTTTCTCGTATGAGTGTGGCAACACACTCAGATGAGAGAGAAATGGGTCATACGGGTAATTTCTTTAATATTCAGTGGGCGCTGCCGGGCGTGGCACTCTCGGGACCTCAAGCAAGTGGGGCGTGGATGCGTGAGTATTCTTGGTATTATGATTTAGCACGTCGTTGGGATGGTAGTTTTATTCATCAAGGAGCCCCCCAAGATAAAAAAGATTCCTATCGAAATTGGGACACAAGCGGTGTCATGGTCTTAGCCTATGCACAGGGAAATCGCAATATTTACTTAACAGGAAAAAAAAGCGATCTTGTCGAGCAAATATCAACTGCGAATGCAGAAGCAATAGTGGCACTTGGGCGTGGATGGACTTTGAAAAATAAACATGAGTATCTCAATGGGCGAAGTGATAAGGCTCTCGTTTTAGCATTGAGCAATTGGTCACCAGTGATGCGAATCCGTGCAGCGGAAGCATTAGCCAAAAGAAAGCCAAAAGATTTAAAGCCTTACTTTGAACTCTTGGATTCAAATGATCTTTATTCTGCTTTAGGAGCCTGTGAACTGATCATCCAAATGAAAGGCCAGGCAAAAGACGCGGTGCCTCAGCTCATTAAATGGCTCGATTATCCAGATTTGTGGTTAAGGATTAAAGCAGCGGATGCATTAGCCGCTATTGGTCAGCCCTCGATGAAAGCGGTGCCACGGATGCTAGAAATGTTTGCTGAGCAATCCTCCGGTGACCCGCGTGGAATGCTTCAGCGCTACCTCTGTTTTGCCTTGTTTAATAAGCGAGGTGGCTTGTTGGGAAAATTCCTTGATGGTGTGGATAAAAAAGATCTTCTTGAAGCCGTTAAAATAGGACTGAAAAATGATGATGGTCGTGCACGAGGTGCAATTAGTAGCGTTTACGAAAACTTAGAATTCGAGGAACTCGAACCCTTACTGCCAGCTATTCTCGATGCTATAGAAGAGCCCGCACCGAGTGGGATCATGTTTGCCGATGGTATTCGTACGGCGGGCTTGAAGCTACTAGTGACTCATAAAGTTGCTGATGGACTGCCATTAACAGTGGACTACATCAAAAATCAAAAAAAGCATGGCAGTCAAAAACGCATCCTTGTTTTGATTAAATATGTTGAATCCTATGGGGCTCATGCACAAAAAGAAATCGCTAAAATGAATGATATTATTGACTACTTTGAAAAACAAGAAGAAGGTTTTCCCAAAAAGCTCAGTATGCAAAAAGCTCAATACCTGCGCGAATCAATTGAACGCATCCAAAAAACAAATCTTAGGCCGCAGTTAAAATTTATAGAGAAGTAAAGGCGGTGAAACTTATTTCTAGAATGGAATCAGAGCTATATAAAAGCTCTATATACAGTTCCAGATTCTTGTATGAAAGAAGCGGTCGCCTTAGTATATTTTAAAGTCTGGGAGCGCCAATTTGCAATCGGCATTAATCAAGAGCCCTTTAAAAGAGAAATAAATGCGTGAGGGATTTAACAATAGTGAAGCTTGGCATAGTCGAGGTTATTTGCCCCATTACGATGTAGAAGGCAAGTATCAGATGATTAGCTATCGTCTTGCGGATAGCTTGCCCCAAGAAGTTCTTTTAAACTTAGAAAATGACCTTGCTGGGAGCGCCGATTTGCAATCGCATTATCAAAAGATGATAAAAGGGCAATGGACAAACGCAAAATCATCGAAAAGTACCTAGATAGTGGATACGGTTCATGCTTATTAAAAGATTCTCGTACAGCCGCAATTCTTGTCGAAGGCTGGAGGTTTTTTGATACAGAACGTTATGATCTTATTGCCTATGTGGTGATGCCGAATCATGTACATCTCTTGATTAAAACTTACGAAGGCTGGAGTATGGGAGATTTAGTAAAATCGTGGAAGAGGGCGTCGACCAAGTCCATAAGACATTTATATAGAGCCGATTGCAAATCGGAGCTCCCAGCAGGATTCCACCCAGGGCTATTAAAAGAAGGCAAGTCTTTTTGGCAGCGGGAGTATTGGGATCGTTTTATTCGCGATGAAAGGCATTATTATGCTACAATAGATTATATTCACCATAATACCGTAAAAGCAAATTTAGTGAATAAGGCCGTGGATTGGGCGTATTCATCTTGTGGAAAAGAAGGAGAAATAAAATGAAAAGAACACTTATGATTATTGGCGGCTCGGGCTGTGTAGGTGAAGAGACAGCCAAGGCTTTGCTGAGAGATGAAGATGTAAAAGTGATTTCCGTTGCACGGGGTAAATCGCCGGTTAATGCCATTGATGGGGTGATTTATGAACAGGGAGATATTTTAGATAGCGAATCAATCCTTAAGTTATTAGAAAAATATTCAGTGAGTCATGTTTTACATACCGCCGCTTTGCGAACCTCGCAATGCAAAGATCAGCCCAGACAAGCAGTAGAAATCAATATCAATGGTACGACTAATGTCTTGGAGGCCGTCCGCGAATATGGCAAAGTAGAACACTTTGTATTCATCAGTACTGCGGCGGTTTATAAAGTGCCTGAAGATGACAGTTTTCCCGATGAAAATTCGCCTAGCGAAGCCTTGAACCTCTATACGGCAACAAAACTCGCAGGTGAAGTCCTAGTTGAATCTTATGCTCATAGCTATGGCATCAAAGCCACGGTGCTGCGACCGCAAATTATTTATGGACCGACTCGAGGCAGCGAAGGCTCCACGGCTGGTTTAAGCACAGCCTTGAAGGAGGCGGGGGCAGGGCACTCATTCTGTATCCCTTTTAGCGGCACGTACGCTTTTACCTATAGCGGTGATGTGGGCAAGTTTTGCAAAGTCGTTCTTTTAGAGCCGAGTGATAAGTTTGAGATATATAATGTCCCAGGTGAGTCACTCTCGATCAAAGATGTGGTTCAAGAAATCAACTCTCTTTGCGGGCAAGATTTGATCTCTTTTAAGCAAGAAGATTACCCCTTTGCCAAGGGCGTTTCGTCGAGCAAGTTTTTCAAAGATTTTCCGCAAAGCCAAGTAAGTCCCATGAGTGAAATCTTGCATGATCACCTATTGAGCTAAAAAGAGGTTTGGAACTTAAGTGCTACTACCTTTTTTAGTAGGGCCCCGAGGGCTCCTCGGCCACCGGAGGTGTTTATACTGGGGCGGAGCCCCAAGTTTGACTAAATGAGGGACGAGTCGCTCACACTCCCACCAAGATACTGCCGTATGGGCAAATGCTTTTTATCCGCCTGTATGGCAGCAGCCCTTGACCCGGCGACTGGTGCGGAGCCCCCTATATTTTTATCCGCCCGCCGGAGGCATTAAAATCATAAACTAATATTCATCATCCGCATTGGAATGCGGAGCTCCCAGGTTTTGCCACACTTTATAGTTTATCGTAAAAAATATTTTCACATGTCAACTTGCTTGTTTGGGAAGCGTATTACAATTAGGCCATGATCTATGGATTGGTTTTTTGTGAAAGGCAGAAAATTAAAATAGCTATTGTTGAACAAAATTGTTTTTTCTTATAACAAATACATTTTCAATTCGTTAATAGTCTACACTACTTAGCCCATAAAAAGAACTCACTGTATGGGCGAGCACTTTTTGTTATATCTAAGGCCTATAATTGTGTAATGAACCTAAGGAATCTGAATGAAACAAGTCATAGTAATAATGTATTTTATCTGTAGCTACAGCCTTCTTGCTGAAGTTAAACTTTTCGATATGGCCGCCATGAGGGATGCGAGTACGCTAGAAGTTGAGGTGCTGAAGGATTGGTATGTGGTGCCAGGCAAGATTAAGACTCGACAAAAATTAATTACGATCAAGGTTGGGGAATTTATCCCAGGTAAAGATTATCGCGTACCGGTACGCTTTATCGTTCCAGTGGGGCAAAAGGCGAAGGGCTTTCATTTAACAGGGGGGAATAATTTAAAATCGATCAATAATGATGCACGCTTACGTGGAGTAGAAGCCGACTTGATCCAGGGTGGTGTGGGCTTGGTCTATACGATTGTTCAAAAATTAGATTCTTGGGGTCAGCGTGAATTATCCCAGCAGAGTGAGGCCTTGTTTAGCAAGACACTCAATTCACATTACTCGGTGCAGTACTGGGCTTGGCCAGCTAGTCTCATGCGAAGTATTACCGCGGCTTATGCTGAAGAAGATTATTTTGAAAAGGGTCAGGTGGCTTGCTCTGGAGGATCTAAGAATGGAGCGACTCCTTCTGTAGCCGTGATACATGATGAGCGTATTAGCGCGGTACATGCTACGGTGTCACCCATATCAGAATCCCCGTTGCGCTTATGCGATGAAAAAGCATGGGCAGATTTACGGGAGTATAATAAACATCACCCCAGTCAAACTAATAAGAGAAGTAAGCAATCGGGGATGCATCCCTTTTTGGGAGGAACTCATGGGCCTCGTTATAACGAAGCAGCCTTAGCCGCAGGAGCCACTTGGCAAGACTTAAAGTCACTAGCAAATGAGCTTGCGGATCAGATTTTTCCTGCGAAGCATTTCGAAATACTTAAGAAACGTGGAGTGGAACTCAGTTTTCATCCAGGGACACATGATTTTGTGGCCTATGATATGGCATATGTCGGCAAGAATTATCCTCAACTCCCTATTTACTTGAAGGCTAATACCGGACACGGCAAGGGTGGAGATAAATCACAATTTCGTGGGCAAGCTAATAAAACGGCTTTTCTACTCCGTCATTTTTTTGCGTCTGAAATTGAGAGCTTGTTAGAGTCACCACAAGTCACAACTAAGAAAGAGGGCGCTTACCTACAAATTGAAGTCCAATTTCCCGAAGGATCTAAGGTGGAAACAGGGGAGGTATTTTGGATGTATAATAGGGCGCCCGATGGAAGTGAAGCGTACTTGAGTGAAGCCTTCCCTAGTGAAAATCAAGTGGTGATGGAATATAATGATCAAAAGGGTATTTGGTTAGCCAAGATCAAAATCACTGAAGGATCGCAGCAAATAGATTTCTTTAGTACGCACAAGAAAAGCTTGAGCTTTAAGGGGCGTAAATTAGAGACTTACCTATCGAGTCCTTATACTCGTATCGACTTAAAGTGATTTCATGATCACTTGCTCGCAAACTTAAAAATGGTTAATAGGGCGGAAACATAGATTGAATCTAAGAGTCAAATTAAAGGTATTTATCTCATATATAATTCCTTGCCGGATTATAGTCATAAGCATGTGAATTTCAGACGAAATTCAATACATAAACCTTGCTATCACAGTCAAACTTTATTAAAGTATTAGCATCTGAGTACGGCTTAGGTTCTCTATAAAATCACTGAAAAATATCATAAAACAATATTTTCTGACGAAATAGCACAAGATTTTAGATTAAAAGAGGAATTACTTAGTTAAGTATTTTCAATGAATGAAATTTAAGGGTTTTCAATGAATCGTTTTTTATTAATAAGCTTTTGTTTACTCACTCTTGCTCAAGCAAAAGAGATTAACTTTAATCAGGATATACGGCCGATTTTATCGGATCGCTGTTTTCATTGTCATGGGCCGGATAAGCACGACCGTAAGAAAGATTTGCGTTTGGATATAGCTGAGGGGGATGATGGTGCCTACCGCTTGAGAAAAAAACGTTATGGTATTGTACCTGGTGATTTAGAAAAAAGTTCAGTTTGGCAACGTATTATTACTGATGATGAGGATGACGTCATGCCGCCTTTGGACTCCCAT is from Lentisphaera profundi and encodes:
- a CDS encoding sulfatase-like hydrolase/transferase, producing the protein MKKRVYWTLLFFTNLYLLAAEKPSVLLINVDDWNDWNEVLKGHPQAITPNIKRLAERGLTFSKAICASPSCVPSRPAFFTGIAPWRSGNISNDNGRRPWRFYSGSKAVTIPKLFSQNGWKSIGIAKNFHKGDKPEFDTYIPSTKKVTKVKGVGIKLNSSAIWDVADVPLTEMADYRAASAGIEKIQSNDDPLLLSVGIYRPHVPWIVPQQYFDKYPLESLQLPEARSDDLDDLPERFKLLAGFEAKFGKGYHENLVEKGYDKQFVRAYLASVTFADEQVGRLLDAWYASPHAETGYVVLWSDHGYMLGEKNAWSKIKPWYDSSRSNFIIAGPDLPKGVMCNKAVSLLDLYPTLIDLLGLPNPPQKLDGNSLLALLKNPAMDWDKPVQMTCQMDGVFFESILSNDYRMTRLATGETELYKLSSDPHEFKNLAANPEYLPLIKKMEKHLSFSYPEIPQDGWIEAEAIPAQTSADYKLRGNCHYSRTDAHASGGKMIYADLYAGKGSYIDFVLDLQIPGTYRLETDMAASGSFLVQVDDVKNEATQSDKGYPMKKLAQFEASKSIKTQALGVIRFDESGLKIIRFVSKVPKQQIKFDRLRLRLLHDDQAKVTELEFEAPKKQIKESKAKSKGNIKKNTWASQAQWNKERPGLEWVFTFMDKNGDGMVDSSEYKALQEFKKKYGKKWQVQARKELESKAL
- a CDS encoding sialate O-acetylesterase; translated protein: MNYKFIKVTVLALLCAVSFEHLFAQGSQGGAKQQPLNEVDFSVFSKDESMDIFLLVGQSNMKGRGAIEMKPETNNRNVFFHSKQRSWYISRDPLHAQGVPDLLDGKDKAGTGPAMSFAKTLFEKIQIFPRLLFLRP
- a CDS encoding sialate O-acetylesterase; this translates as MNLYKEEGRVYTRSLELLSDAQKKSPLKTEIKAILWLQGESDARDDGRYLSYEKNLLSLVDRYRKDLNNPELPFIACTIGSFLDKKRFARTEEINKILLSLPSKRKNTACVDARDITETIGDQVHFSKEAQKEIGKRFTAAYLKLQASENQGK
- a CDS encoding virulence RhuM family protein, which codes for MDGKKKKFIRNSTAEFLTFSQQSGEEHIEARYEDETIWLSQKLMSQLFEVDVRTVNEHLKNIYLQEELSSESTIRKFRIAQLEGTREVSRNIEFYNLDAIISVGYRVNSVRATQFRQWATQVLRDFAIKGYVIDKKRMENGSFLGDDYFEELLEEIREIRLSERRFYQKITDIYTTSMDYNKEAPTTREFFAKVQNKLHYAIHGYTAAELIIGRADSEKDFMGLNSWKKAPEGKILKSDVSVAKNYLLKDELDSLGRIVNAYLELAEDRAKRKIPMTMEDWAKRLDLFLEFDDRDVLLDSGKISTAIAKGHAETEFEKYRIVQDRLFKNDFDKILQNLEHKDS
- a CDS encoding sialate O-acetylesterase produces the protein MKKIFVLLSLFLVTWGLQAKPLKVYILAGQSNMQGHAKVSVLDYMKEDPKSMGLYKSMHDKQGKIKVCEDVYISNFTGTNENNAKSFGSLTAGYGARRNPLVSEDKIGPEFTFGITMHKLLNEPVLIIKTAWGGKSLFKDFRSPSAGPYVPNEMDIKKKRYATSEQQKQLEKETGHYYRLMISHVNEVLKDIKRVYPQYNSKQGYELAGFVWFQGWNDMVTRDVYPYLKKGGQGNRFDSYSENLTHLIRDIRKDLNVPQLPVCIGVMGVGGISNSKQADFRQAMIAPSSYPEFKGNVTAVETAAFWDDKLGAIDEKRSKIRQMAYLLRTKNKNHANKEGKMSTQEQKQFLVDYRAKLISKEEDALFARGASNAGYHYLGCAKTMALIGEAFAQKLYSIQDK
- a CDS encoding DUF6288 domain-containing protein; translated protein: MKKLLLLLFIPILLDAAIPDLTQGGAVPARDAKDWNLGPTGARGWIYSDKYSTSEARQIYVTSVEKSSPAYKILLVGDVIIGIGKSKFQDDPRRTLGRAITQAEARNGILALLIWRQNKIASINLKLKVLGKYSATSPFTCTKSEMIFKQACENIAKNLKKNKNRSNWIVRSANTLALLASGDRRYLSLIKKEVAEAAKYQGIRTNSYYSWFYGPVTSLIAEYTLATGDKRYLKDLKRIALEIVNGQSPVGSWGHRFVDPNGRLRGYGMMNAPGLPLTLSLVLARKAGVKDAKFDQAIEKSTKLLRFYVGKGAIPYGDHHPWTQTHDDNGKNGMAAVLFNLLGDKEAAGYFSRMSVATHSDEREMGHTGNFFNIQWALPGVALSGPQASGAWMREYSWYYDLARRWDGSFIHQGAPQDKKDSYRNWDTSGVMVLAYAQGNRNIYLTGKKSDLVEQISTANAEAIVALGRGWTLKNKHEYLNGRSDKALVLALSNWSPVMRIRAAEALAKRKPKDLKPYFELLDSNDLYSALGACELIIQMKGQAKDAVPQLIKWLDYPDLWLRIKAADALAAIGQPSMKAVPRMLEMFAEQSSGDPRGMLQRYLCFALFNKRGGLLGKFLDGVDKKDLLEAVKIGLKNDDGRARGAISSVYENLEFEELEPLLPAILDAIEEPAPSGIMFADGIRTAGLKLLVTHKVADGLPLTVDYIKNQKKHGSQKRILVLIKYVESYGAHAQKEIAKMNDIIDYFEKQEEGFPKKLSMQKAQYLRESIERIQKTNLRPQLKFIEK
- a CDS encoding REP-associated tyrosine transposase, encoding MDKRKIIEKYLDSGYGSCLLKDSRTAAILVEGWRFFDTERYDLIAYVVMPNHVHLLIKTYEGWSMGDLVKSWKRASTKSIRHLYRADCKSELPAGFHPGLLKEGKSFWQREYWDRFIRDERHYYATIDYIHHNTVKANLVNKAVDWAYSSCGKEGEIK
- a CDS encoding NAD-dependent epimerase/dehydratase family protein, producing MKRTLMIIGGSGCVGEETAKALLRDEDVKVISVARGKSPVNAIDGVIYEQGDILDSESILKLLEKYSVSHVLHTAALRTSQCKDQPRQAVEININGTTNVLEAVREYGKVEHFVFISTAAVYKVPEDDSFPDENSPSEALNLYTATKLAGEVLVESYAHSYGIKATVLRPQIIYGPTRGSEGSTAGLSTALKEAGAGHSFCIPFSGTYAFTYSGDVGKFCKVVLLEPSDKFEIYNVPGESLSIKDVVQEINSLCGQDLISFKQEDYPFAKGVSSSKFFKDFPQSQVSPMSEILHDHLLS